The Leptospira selangorensis sequence AAAGGGATCGTGTAGTAGTAGAAGGACTCAATAAACGTAAACGTTTCTTAAGACCTACCCAAGAAAACCCTCAAGGTGGTATCGTAGAAGTGGAAGCTCCAATGCACATTTCCAACGTAATGTTCTACGATTCCAAGAAGAAGAAGGGAGTTCGTCTGGGCTACCAAGAGAACAAAGGTAAAAAAGTCCGCGTTTCTAAGCCGGAAGGGAAAGAGATCTAAGTCATGGCAGCAGCTAGATTGAGAGATAAATACGGGAAAGAAATCGTTCCCGCTCTTCAGAAACAATATAACTTCAAGTCCATTATGCAAGTTCCTCGTTTGGAAAAAATCGTTCTAAACGTGGGAATGGGTGAGGCTCATACCAACCCTAAAGCATTGGAAGCGGCTGTAGAAGAACTCGCATTGATCACCGGACAACGCCCGGTTAAAACCAAGGCTAAAAAATCCATCGCAGGATTCAAACTCCGCGAAGGTATGAGCCTCGGTACCACAGTAACCTTACGTGGAAACTATATGTATGAGTTTCTAGATCGTTTGGTGAACGTGGCTCTACCAAGGGTGCGTGACTTTAAAGGAGTTTCCGAGAAAGGTTTCGACGGACGCGGAAACTACAACTTCAGCATCAAAGAACAAATCATTTTCCCAGAGATCAAAGTGGATAAGATCAACACTCTCTACGGGATGAACCTGACCTTCGTAACGAACACCAAGGTAGACGCAGAAGCTTATAGCCTTCTCGCTGCTTTCGGTATGCCGTTCCGGAACCTGAGATAAGGAGCCCGCAATCATGGCTAAGACCTCTTTAATCGAAAGACATAAGAAAAAAAAGAAATTCAAAGTACGGGTTCACAACCGTTGCCCACTTTGCGGACGCCCTCGCGGTTACCTAAGAAGATTCGACATGTGCAGAATTTGCTTCCGGAAGCTTGCTAGCCAAGCTCAAATCCCGGGCGTAGTTAAGGCATCTTGGTAAGGAGGACATTATAATGAGTTTATCTGATCCAATCGGTGATATGCTGACCCGCATTCGTAATGCTGGTCGCGCAAAACATGAGAGTTGTGTGATT is a genomic window containing:
- the rplX gene encoding 50S ribosomal protein L24, with the protein product MSKLTYRGSEYTKFKSVRLHKDDEVIVIAGKEKGKKGKILVIDKKRDRVVVEGLNKRKRFLRPTQENPQGGIVEVEAPMHISNVMFYDSKKKKGVRLGYQENKGKKVRVSKPEGKEI
- the rplE gene encoding 50S ribosomal protein L5, translating into MAAARLRDKYGKEIVPALQKQYNFKSIMQVPRLEKIVLNVGMGEAHTNPKALEAAVEELALITGQRPVKTKAKKSIAGFKLREGMSLGTTVTLRGNYMYEFLDRLVNVALPRVRDFKGVSEKGFDGRGNYNFSIKEQIIFPEIKVDKINTLYGMNLTFVTNTKVDAEAYSLLAAFGMPFRNLR
- a CDS encoding type Z 30S ribosomal protein S14 codes for the protein MAKTSLIERHKKKKKFKVRVHNRCPLCGRPRGYLRRFDMCRICFRKLASQAQIPGVVKASW